The stretch of DNA GGTGGGTATGTTCGGCTTTTTTCTCACCACCGTTCCGTATATCGTCAGCAGGCGGGCCGACATCAGCATGCCATGGGAGGTGAACCTGCTCATCGCCCTCTCCCTGTATCTCCATGTGGCCGGACATATTTCTGACTATTATATGGTTTTCTCTCCCTATTACGACAAGATCGCCCACTTCGTCTCCTCGATCACGATCTCTGTCCTCGGCTTCGTGCTGGTGCTGCTCGTCGACCGCTACTCGGGCCTGCGGCTGACAAGGCCGATGATCGTCTTCTTCATCGTGATCTTCACGATGGGCCTCGGCGCCCTCTGGGAGATCTACGAGTACCTCTTCGACACCCTCTTCGCCATGGCCCTCCAGCACGGCCTCGACGACACGATGACCGATCTGATCTTCGACCTCTTCGGGGCAGTGATCATCGCCGCCGTCGGCAACTTCTACCTGCGGCGGCTGACAAAAGAGGAGATGGCCGGTCTGTTCCTGAAACCCGGCACAAAAAAGGAGTTATAACGAAGCGACGGGCGGTCCGATCGCCACGATCTCGGGAGGGGCGTTCAGCCGCAGGTCGGTCCTGAGGTTCGAGGTGGCGAGGCCGCGGGTGATGTAGAGCGGCGCCCCCTCTTTCTGGACGAAACCGGAGAGTTCGAGGACGCCGTTGTCGTTCAACTCCTTCATGCCCGGCAGCATGATCTGCCCGCCATGGGTGTGGCCGGCGAGGATGAGGTCGGCGTCCCAGTCGACCGCCCGGCACTCGGGCTCGTGGATCAGGTAGATCGTGAAGGCGTCGGTCTCAGGCACCTGCGGGGGCGACGCCATCCCTGCCCAGCCGTCATCCACGCCGACGAGGACGATGGGCGTACCGCCGATATCGAGGGTGAGATATTCGTTCCTGAGCACGCTGACCCCGTTCTCTTCGAGGACGTCCGTGAGGGCGCCAGCGAGGGCGGTGTCGACCGCCCCGTCCTGCAGGGCGCTCATGTCGTAGCCTGCCGCCGTGTGGTCTGTCCCCGAGACGGCGATGATCTTCTGGAGCCCGCTTACGGCATCGATCCCGGCTTTGTAGTCGTGGTTGCCGAGCACGGCATAGGCCGGGGCCTCGATCTCCTGCCAGACTGCCTGGAGGGAGAGATCAGGGTCTTCGCCATAGACAAAATCCCCGCCGATGAGGACGATGGACGGGTGGAGGGCGTTGATCTCGCCGATCACCTCGTGGATATAGCCGATGTTGTCCTCCCTGAGATGGGGATCGGCAATGAAGACGATCCCCCCGGGTGCACCTTCCATGAGGAGATGCGTGACCGATGGGTGCTGCCCTTCCCATGCCATGTAGCCGAGAGTCGGGGGCGTGGCGAGGACGAGCACGATCGCAAGGAGATAAAATGGAGAATATTTCAGCCGCGGCAGTTTCTGACCCATGGGTACCCGGGATGAGGGTCGGCGCTCTCGATATATAGGCGGTAGTGTGGCGGCAGTTCCCCCTGCGGCTCTCCGGGCTATTTTATGGAGATTTTCACCATAAAATTGGGCATATCATATCTTTTTCCCGTAACATCGGTCTGCCGTTTCCGTATGGGCCCGAGCCCTGCCGGTCAGGCGTTCCTGCCTCGCCTCCATCGGCGGGTCAGGGGGAGGTGCGCGCGCATCCCCGGTCGCCGGCAGGGTCGCGGGCCCGAGCGATCTGCCGGCCTGTTCTTCTGGCTCTTCCCCCTTTCACGTGGCTATATCCCTCGCACCTGCCTGTCGTTCAACCACCTTAACGACGCTGTCCATCGGGAGTTGCACCCCCTGACCCCCGCAGATGATTGCCCTGGAAAAATGGTGGAGGGACGGGCCGGAGAACAGATCATCCATCCTCCCCTCAATTATAACCCGTGGGGGGATCCGGGGGCAGCAAGGCCCCCTGGCACCGGCATCTCTCTCCCCTGCCTCACGCTATAGACGCGAAGGCCGCGAAAAAACAACTATCCACCTCTTCGGCCTTCGCGTGAGATTCCCGAAAAACCCTGCGATCGTCCTGACCCCCCGCTGCTCATCGCAGCCTGTTGTTCAGGATCATCCCCCTGTCGCCTGAGGGGGGGTCAGATGAAGGTGTCATGGCCACCCACACGCAAGAGCGAGGAGCGCTTTTTTTGTATCCGGGCGGTTGATATGGGAGTGACTCCCAACAATCCCCAAACAGGGTTTCATCCGATACCATGAGTTCGAATGGCAGCGAGCATCGCTCAGGGAACTATGAGCAGGAATCCGATACTATCCAGAGATTTTTCCGGCGCCCGTTCTTCCTGAGCCTCACCATCGGGATCCCGTTCTGCATCTTCAAACTGCTCTTCGGCGTGAGTGCCGTCCGCATCGGATCATCTTCGCACCCTCTTCTCACGCTTTTTGGATGGTGTGTCGTTGCGTGGGCGGGCGCCGATCTCCTGATGAACGTCGGGCGGGGGGTTCTCGACCTTTCTGGAAAACCTTCCTCCTTCGATTACTGCACCATCGCACAGATCGGACGGATCTTCCACATGCCGATGGTCTTTCTCGCCGCCGACACCCTCCTTTCGTTCTCGATCATCTGCGCCATGCTCTGGTCCGGGTGGATCGCGACGCTCACGCTCTCTGAATCCTATCTCTGGTACGCCGCCACCACCCTGAACCTGATCAGCCTCTCCCTGGTATCCCTGTACACCGAGATCAGGCGGGCGTAACTCCCCTCCCCACGTTTAATATCCGCGGCCCGCCCACCTTACCTCCACGTGAAGGCAACATTCGACGGCAAAAGTCTCCGTCTCGGGCAGGAGGGCATCTCCCTCTACGAGAGCGGGGGCTACGGCCGCCCCGAGAAAGGGGGGCTCCGCCTCGCCCCCGAGGAGGGGCTCTACCTCCTCTGGCGGAACAGGATCGAGGTGGCCGACCATAACTTCTCAGGGCTCCTTGCCGATCTTTCAGGGGACGCCGGATTTTTCAGGCGCTACCTCGTCTACCGCGACCTGCGGGAGCGGGGCTATGCCCTCCAGACCGGGCCGCATGATTTCCGGGTCTTCCGCCGGGGCGACCGGCCTGGAAAGGGTCAGTCCCAGTACCTCGTCAGGGTGCGGGCCGAGCGTGACCTGGTGGACTTCGACGGGATCGTCGCCGAGGTGGCGACGGCCGGGAACATGCGCAAACAGTACCTTATTGCGGCGGTGGACGACGAGGGCGAGCTCACCTACTATGAGGTGAAGGTCAACCACCTGGCCGAGGCCGGTTCTGAGGCGGGCGAGGGGCAGGCCGTCGGTGAAGCCTACGGTGCGGTCGTGCTGGTGCGCCCGGCCGATGCCCCCTGGCTTGCTGCTGAAGGCTATGGCAAACTCCTCGACGCCGGTGAGATCCTGCTCTCCCCGGTCGAGGCGCTGTACCTGATGGACACGGGACGCCTCACCCTCCTCAGGGGCGGTGCTCCCCTCTCCCGCGAGACATACTATGGGATCGCCGCGGATACCGACGGCGAACTCGGGGAGAAGGCGATCGTCTACGCCGACCTGCGCCGCCGCGGCTGCGGGCCGAAGACCGGCTACAAGTTCGGCCACCATTTCAGGGTCTACACTGCCGGACTCCAGCACTCCCTTCTTCTCGCCCACGCGATCCCCGAAGGCACCGCCCTTCCGATGGCGGCGATCTCCCGCTCGGTCAGGCTTGCGAACAGTGTCAAAAAGAAGATGTTGTTTGCCTGCGTACATACAGACGACATTCAGTACATCGAATTTGCGCGAATAAAACTGTGAGATACGACTTATGCAGCAGGGGATCAATCCATGGGCAAGCAGCCAGACGGTCGATGTCGGCAAACTCTTCTCTGAATTCGGCATCGAACCGATGGAAAACGTAGTTGACCGTCTCCCCGCCGTTCCTTCTTTCATGGGCCGGGGTATCGTCGTCGGTCACCGGGACTACGGCCGGATCGCCGACGCCATCAGGAACAGAACGCCCTTCAACGTGATGACCGGGTTCATGCCCTCGGGCCATCCGCACCTCGGCCACCTGATGGTGATGAAGGAGGTGGTCTGGCACGTCCAGCAGGGCGGGCAGGGCTATGTCGCCGTCGCCGACCGGGAGGCGCACGCCGTCCGGGGAATATCCTGGGAGAAATGCCGCGAGTTCGGGCGGGAGTACCTCGCCTGCCTGTACGCCCTCGGCTACGAGGGGAAGACCTACTCCCAGAGCGAGAACAACCCGTTAAAAGACCTCGCCTTCGAGGCGGCGACGAAGATCAACTTCTCCGACCTTCAGGCGATCTACGGTTTCTCGCAGGAGACGGCGCTCGCCCATGCGATGAGCGTCGCCACCCAGGTGGCCGACATCCTCTTCCCGCAGGCAGACTGCGGCCCGGCCCCCACCGTCGTCCCGGTCGGGATCGACCAGGACCCCCATATCAGGCTGACCAGGGACGTCGCCTATAAACTGCGGATGTTCCTTGTCGAGGTGCGGGACGGCTGCATCAGCGTCCGCTCGAAAAACGCCCCTGAGGAGGCGATCGATGCGGTTCACCGGGCGTTCCCGGGATCAACGCGCTACGAGGGGCATGTCGACATACCCGGGGCCTCATTCGCTCCGGTCGAGGAGGCGGTGCGCCTGATCGAGATCGATCACGGCGGGTTCGGTTTTGTCGCTCCCTCGTCCACCTACCACACCTTCATGCCCGGTCTGCAGGGCGGGAAGATGTCCTCCTCGGTTCCTGAGAGTTTCATCTCGTTCTGGGAGACCGAGAAAGACCTCAAAAAGAAGGTGATGGGCGCCCTGACCGGCGGGCGGATGACTCTTGACGAGCAGAAGCGCCTCGGCGGCGAACCCGAGAAGTGCCCGGTCTATCTCTTAAACCTCTTCCATATGGCGAAGGACGACGCCGAACTTGCCGAAATCTGCCGGCGGTGCCGGGCCGGCGAGTTGCTCTGCGGGACCTGCAAAAAGGAAACGCTGGCGCGTACGCAGGAGTTCCTCAGGGACTTCACCGAACGGATAGACGAAGCAAAAGATCTGGTGGAAGGATAATGGCTGATCTCACCCTGAACGAAAAGCGGCTTCTCGTCGCCCTCGCCCCCCGCGGCCGGGCCGGTGCCGTCGCCCTTGCAGAAGCCCTCGAAACATCTGAGGAGGCGGTCGTGCAGTATGCCCACCTCTGCGCCGACCGCGGCCTTGCGGCGATCGAGCGAACGGTCACGAAGACCTATACTCTCACCCCCGAGGGAGAGGAATACCGGAGATCCGGGCTGCCCGAACGGCAGATGCTGGAGCAGATCGGCGAGGGGATCCCGATGAAGGATCTCCAGGCCCTTCCCCTCTCCAGGATCGGCATCGGCTGGCTGCGGAAAAAAGGCTGGATCACGATCAAAAACGGCGTCGCCCAAACGATTGGCGAGGTGCCGCCGGGCGACGACGAGATCGCCCTTGCCGCACCGCGCGAGGGGATGCCCGGCATCCCTGACCTCCTCAAGCGCAACCTGGTCGTCGAGGCCGAGGAGGCCGCCTACACGATTGCGATCACCCCTGCGGGGGCGGCGCTCGTCGCCTCCGGCCTCGACCTCAGGGAAGAGACCGGGACGCTGACGCGCGACCAGATCCTCTCGGGCTCGTGGCGGACGGCGAACCTCAGGCGCTACAGCCTCCAGACGCCGCCGAAGCGGATCTATCCGGGCAAGTCCCACCCGTACCAGCGGATCATCGACGAGGTCAAACGCATCCTCATGGACATGGGCTTTGTGGAGATGCGGGGCGACATCGCCCTCTCGGCCTTCTGGGACTTCGACGCCCTCTTCCAGCCGCAGGACCACCCGGCCCGCGAGATGCAGGACACCTTCTACCTCGACCGCACCGAACCCCTGCCCGCGGGATGGGAGGGCGTGCGCGATATGCACGAGCACGGTGGATCGACCTCGTCGATCGGGTGGGGCGGCGTCTGGGAGGCTGCAAAGGCCGAGCAGTGCGTGCTGCGCACCCACACGACCCCGCTCTCGGTCAAATATCTCATCGAGAACCCGAAGCCCCCGGTGAAGGCCTTCGCCCTGGGCCGGGTCTACCGGCGCGAGGCGATCGACCCGACCCACCTGCCCGAGTTCGAGCAGCTCGAAGGGATCGTCATGGACGAGGACGTCACCTTCCGCCACCTCCTCGGCTACCTGCGCGAGTTCTACCACCGGATGGGCTTTGAGAATGTCCGCTTCCGCCCGGGCTACTTCCCGTACACCGAGCCCTCGGTCGAGCCCGAGGTCTGGGTGGACGGGCTCGGCTGGGTGGAACTCGGCGGTGCCGGTGTCTTCAGGGAAGAGGTCACCGCCCCGTGGGGGATCGAGGCCCCGGTGCTCGCGTGGGGGCTCGGCATCTCCCGCGTCGGCATGCTCAAACTCGGCCTGAAGGACCTCAGGCAGCTCTACCGGAGCGACATCGACTGGATCAGGGAAAGCCCGGTGATCGGGGAGGGGGAGTAACATGGCAATAATCCGGCTCAACTACGAATATCTCGAACGGCTGACCGGCACCGACCGGCAGCGCATCATCGAGCGGCTGCCGATGATCGGGTCTGACGTCGAGCGCCTCCTCGATGACCACGTGGACATGGAGTTCTTCCCGAGCCGCGTCGACCTCTACTCCACCGAGGGCGTGGCCCGCGCCATGCGCGGTTTCCTCGGGATCGAGGAGGGTCTTCCCGCGTACCCGGTCACCCCTTCGGGGATCGCCTTCTCGGTCGACCCGGCCCTCGCTGATATCAGACCGTACCTCGGTTCGGCCGTGATCCGGAACGTCCGCCTCGACGAGGCCGGGATCGAGAGCCTGATGGGGCTGCAGGAAGCGCTCCACTGGGCGCTCGGCCGGGGCCGGCGGAAGGTGGCGATCGGCGTCCACGACATGGATGCAGTCAGGCCGCCGTTCCGCTACCTGGCATCGCCGCGGGACCGCCGTTTTGTCCCGCTCGACTTTACCGAGGACCTTTCGATGGAGGAGATCCTCTCTGACCACCCGAAGGGCCGGGACTATGCCCGCCTTGTCGAGGAGTTCGACCGCTTCCCCCTCATCGTCGACGCCGACGACCGCGTGCTTTCTTTCCCGCCGATCATCAACGGCGAACTGACGCGGGTGACGACGGAGACGAGAAACATCCTGCTCGACTGCACCGGCACCGACGAGCGCGCCGTGCGGATGGCGGCGAACATCATCTGCACCGCCCTTGCCGAGGCGGGGGCGACGATCGAGAGCGTCGATATAGACGGCACGCCATACCCCGACCTCTCCCCTGTCGAGCGGATCGTGAGCGTGGCCGACTGCGCCCGCCTGCTCGGCCTCGATATCGACGCGGAGGAGATGGCCGCTCTCCTGCGGAAGATGCGCTTCGGCGCCGAACCCCTCCCTGACGGCCGCGTCAGGGTGCTGGTGCCGCCGTACCGCGCCGATATCATGCACGACTGGGACCTCTTCGAGGACGTCGCCGTCGCCTACGGCTACGACCGCTTCGACGCCGCCCTTCCGAGGACCTTCACCACCGGCAGGGAGCACCCGATCTCGGCCCTCGAGCGGACGGTCCGCACCATCTTCACCGGCCTGGGCTACCTCGAGGTGCTGCCCTTCACGCTCACCTCGGAGAAACTGCTGTACGAGCGGATGGGCCGTGCGCCTTCGCCCGACGTCCTGCCGGTGGCAAAACCGATCACCGAGGATCAGAGCGTGGTGCGCACCCACATCCTCCCCCTGCTCATGGAGACCCTCCAGATCAACCGCCACCGCGAACTCCCGCAGCAGATCTTTGCGACCGGCGACGTGATCCGGGGATATGCAACGATGCAGACCGTTGCCGCCGTCTCGATCCACGCAGGCGCAGATTTCTCCGAGGCCTATGCGACGATGGACGCCCTCTGCCGGGAGTGCGGCCTCTCGCCTGAGTTCTCCGAATCCGCCGATCCGGCGTTCATCGACGGCCGTCGCGGCGACGTCGTCGTGAACGGAAAAATAGTCGGGGTCTTCGGCGAGATCCACCCCGAGGTGCTCACCGCCTTCTCCCTTGAGCACCCGGTGGCGGCGCTCGAACTCGACCTTACAGCCGTACC from Methanofollis liminatans DSM 4140 encodes:
- a CDS encoding metallophosphoesterase, with product MGQKLPRLKYSPFYLLAIVLVLATPPTLGYMAWEGQHPSVTHLLMEGAPGGIVFIADPHLREDNIGYIHEVIGEINALHPSIVLIGGDFVYGEDPDLSLQAVWQEIEAPAYAVLGNHDYKAGIDAVSGLQKIIAVSGTDHTAAGYDMSALQDGAVDTALAGALTDVLEENGVSVLRNEYLTLDIGGTPIVLVGVDDGWAGMASPPQVPETDAFTIYLIHEPECRAVDWDADLILAGHTHGGQIMLPGMKELNDNGVLELSGFVQKEGAPLYITRGLATSNLRTDLRLNAPPEIVAIGPPVASL
- the endA gene encoding tRNA-intron lyase, giving the protein MKATFDGKSLRLGQEGISLYESGGYGRPEKGGLRLAPEEGLYLLWRNRIEVADHNFSGLLADLSGDAGFFRRYLVYRDLRERGYALQTGPHDFRVFRRGDRPGKGQSQYLVRVRAERDLVDFDGIVAEVATAGNMRKQYLIAAVDDEGELTYYEVKVNHLAEAGSEAGEGQAVGEAYGAVVLVRPADAPWLAAEGYGKLLDAGEILLSPVEALYLMDTGRLTLLRGGAPLSRETYYGIAADTDGELGEKAIVYADLRRRGCGPKTGYKFGHHFRVYTAGLQHSLLLAHAIPEGTALPMAAISRSVRLANSVKKKMLFACVHTDDIQYIEFARIKL
- a CDS encoding tryptophan--tRNA ligase: MQQGINPWASSQTVDVGKLFSEFGIEPMENVVDRLPAVPSFMGRGIVVGHRDYGRIADAIRNRTPFNVMTGFMPSGHPHLGHLMVMKEVVWHVQQGGQGYVAVADREAHAVRGISWEKCREFGREYLACLYALGYEGKTYSQSENNPLKDLAFEAATKINFSDLQAIYGFSQETALAHAMSVATQVADILFPQADCGPAPTVVPVGIDQDPHIRLTRDVAYKLRMFLVEVRDGCISVRSKNAPEEAIDAVHRAFPGSTRYEGHVDIPGASFAPVEEAVRLIEIDHGGFGFVAPSSTYHTFMPGLQGGKMSSSVPESFISFWETEKDLKKKVMGALTGGRMTLDEQKRLGGEPEKCPVYLLNLFHMAKDDAELAEICRRCRAGELLCGTCKKETLARTQEFLRDFTERIDEAKDLVEG
- the pheS gene encoding phenylalanine--tRNA ligase subunit alpha, which encodes MADLTLNEKRLLVALAPRGRAGAVALAEALETSEEAVVQYAHLCADRGLAAIERTVTKTYTLTPEGEEYRRSGLPERQMLEQIGEGIPMKDLQALPLSRIGIGWLRKKGWITIKNGVAQTIGEVPPGDDEIALAAPREGMPGIPDLLKRNLVVEAEEAAYTIAITPAGAALVASGLDLREETGTLTRDQILSGSWRTANLRRYSLQTPPKRIYPGKSHPYQRIIDEVKRILMDMGFVEMRGDIALSAFWDFDALFQPQDHPAREMQDTFYLDRTEPLPAGWEGVRDMHEHGGSTSSIGWGGVWEAAKAEQCVLRTHTTPLSVKYLIENPKPPVKAFALGRVYRREAIDPTHLPEFEQLEGIVMDEDVTFRHLLGYLREFYHRMGFENVRFRPGYFPYTEPSVEPEVWVDGLGWVELGGAGVFREEVTAPWGIEAPVLAWGLGISRVGMLKLGLKDLRQLYRSDIDWIRESPVIGEGE
- the pheT gene encoding phenylalanine--tRNA ligase subunit beta, giving the protein MAIIRLNYEYLERLTGTDRQRIIERLPMIGSDVERLLDDHVDMEFFPSRVDLYSTEGVARAMRGFLGIEEGLPAYPVTPSGIAFSVDPALADIRPYLGSAVIRNVRLDEAGIESLMGLQEALHWALGRGRRKVAIGVHDMDAVRPPFRYLASPRDRRFVPLDFTEDLSMEEILSDHPKGRDYARLVEEFDRFPLIVDADDRVLSFPPIINGELTRVTTETRNILLDCTGTDERAVRMAANIICTALAEAGATIESVDIDGTPYPDLSPVERIVSVADCARLLGLDIDAEEMAALLRKMRFGAEPLPDGRVRVLVPPYRADIMHDWDLFEDVAVAYGYDRFDAALPRTFTTGREHPISALERTVRTIFTGLGYLEVLPFTLTSEKLLYERMGRAPSPDVLPVAKPITEDQSVVRTHILPLLMETLQINRHRELPQQIFATGDVIRGYATMQTVAAVSIHAGADFSEAYATMDALCRECGLSPEFSESADPAFIDGRRGDVVVNGKIVGVFGEIHPEVLTAFSLEHPVAALELDLTAVPGYPVRPGTP